In a genomic window of Mycolicibacillus parakoreensis:
- a CDS encoding isochorismate synthase, with amino-acid sequence MTEPAFVLAGPREALIVPEAAQRYATATAAQSALRSGQARIVVGALPFHPEAATALMSPATMQRRERLPDWGGDPLPAVRVTAAEPALDEHRRRVAAAVGALRADGATLHKVVLARALRLRAAAPLDARAVLARLVAADPTGYGYLVDLSATGPGHAGGVLVGASPELLVTRCGATVTARPFAGSAPRHHDPQHDRRSGAALAASGKDRHEHRLVIETMAAVLRPFCTDLQITAAPQLSRTATLWHLSTPIRGRLRRAATSALDLALALHPTPAVGGVPTGEALTFIDRVEADRGFYAGATGWCDAEGDGRWVVSLRGAELDADRRGIVARAGGGIVAESDPDDEVAETTAKFGAILNALSVPPG; translated from the coding sequence ATGACTGAACCGGCGTTCGTGCTCGCCGGCCCCCGCGAGGCGCTGATCGTGCCCGAGGCGGCCCAGCGGTATGCGACGGCGACCGCCGCGCAGTCCGCGCTGCGCTCCGGGCAGGCCCGGATAGTGGTGGGCGCGTTGCCGTTTCACCCCGAAGCGGCCACCGCCCTGATGAGCCCGGCGACGATGCAGCGCCGCGAGCGGCTGCCGGACTGGGGCGGCGATCCGCTGCCGGCGGTGCGGGTCACCGCGGCGGAGCCCGCGCTGGACGAGCATCGCCGACGGGTGGCCGCGGCGGTGGGCGCGCTGCGCGCCGACGGCGCCACCTTGCACAAGGTGGTGTTGGCCCGGGCGCTGCGGCTGCGCGCCGCCGCACCGCTGGACGCCCGCGCGGTGCTGGCCCGGCTGGTGGCCGCCGACCCCACCGGCTACGGGTATCTGGTCGACCTGTCGGCGACCGGGCCCGGCCACGCCGGCGGCGTGCTGGTGGGGGCCAGCCCCGAGTTGCTGGTGACCCGCTGCGGGGCGACGGTGACCGCCCGCCCGTTCGCCGGCTCCGCGCCGCGCCACCACGACCCGCAGCACGATCGGCGCAGCGGGGCCGCGCTGGCCGCCTCCGGCAAGGACCGCCACGAGCACCGGCTGGTGATCGAGACCATGGCCGCGGTGCTGCGGCCGTTCTGCACCGACCTGCAGATCACCGCCGCCCCGCAGCTGAGCCGGACCGCCACGCTGTGGCATTTGAGCACCCCGATTCGGGGTCGGCTGCGCCGCGCCGCCACCAGCGCCCTGGATCTGGCGCTGGCCCTGCACCCGACCCCGGCGGTCGGCGGGGTGCCGACCGGCGAGGCGCTCACGTTCATCGACCGGGTCGAGGCCGACCGGGGTTTCTACGCCGGGGCCACCGGGTGGTGCGACGCCGAGGGCGACGGCCGCTGGGTGGTGTCGCTGCGCGGCGCGGAGCTCGACGCCGACCGGCGCGGGATCGTCGCCCGCGCCGGTGGGGGCATCGTGGCCGAATCCGACCCCGACGACGAGGTCGCCGAGACCACCGCGAAGTTCGGCGCGATCCTCAACGCGTTGTCGGTGCCGCCGGGGTGA